The Fructilactobacillus ixorae genome has a window encoding:
- a CDS encoding Rqc2 family fibronectin-binding protein — protein MSFDGSFTHAMVNELQTKLTGGRITKISEPYPHEIIMTVRAQQQNQQVLFSANPTYARIQITEVPFQNPKVPNNFTMTLRKHLQGSFIKEIHQVDNDRVVHLHINTRNEIGDLEELVVVVEIMARHSNIILVEAHDRNIIDAIKRVGPDKNRYRTLLPGSKYVNPPHQDLLNPFQLHDFSIIEQLEHDFPNVESLATELRKTLQGLGSDTSLALAEALHQAGNSLATNYTGFWKRFATPDPVTTLSDQGTLGFAPFPYPPLETDQHFPSLSVLLDHFFQTKVQRERVREQGAQLIQVTRTELKKNRKKLKRLAQDAMEATNADQYRIKGEVLMTYLQQVHPGMTSIELPNFYDNNRPLQINLKPELSPVANAQWYFKQFQKKKNAGQYITEQMHRTQAELDYFEAIESQIELASPENLADIKTELQQAGYLKRQTNKRPKKVPVSQPERFVASDGTVILVGKNNLQNDQLTLKTADKRETWLHTQKIHGSHVIIRSFNPSDQTILEAANLAAYFSKARDSANVPVDYAPVKRVKKPNGGKPGLVHYTGQKTVYVTPDPQLVEQLRRNALHQ, from the coding sequence ATGTCATTTGATGGTTCCTTTACCCATGCCATGGTTAACGAATTACAAACTAAACTAACGGGCGGCCGGATTACTAAGATTAGTGAACCATACCCACATGAAATCATCATGACGGTCCGCGCCCAGCAACAGAATCAACAAGTTCTGTTCTCGGCCAATCCTACGTACGCGCGAATTCAAATCACGGAAGTTCCCTTTCAGAATCCGAAAGTTCCGAACAATTTTACCATGACGTTACGCAAACACTTACAAGGTAGTTTCATCAAGGAGATTCATCAGGTTGATAATGACCGAGTGGTCCACCTGCACATCAATACGCGTAATGAAATTGGTGACTTGGAAGAATTAGTGGTCGTTGTCGAAATTATGGCCCGCCACAGTAACATCATTTTGGTGGAAGCTCACGATCGTAACATCATTGATGCCATCAAGCGCGTCGGTCCCGATAAAAATCGATATCGGACCCTGCTCCCTGGTTCTAAATACGTAAATCCACCCCACCAGGACCTGCTCAATCCGTTTCAACTTCACGATTTTAGCATCATTGAACAATTAGAGCATGATTTTCCGAACGTGGAAAGTCTAGCAACAGAACTGCGCAAAACCCTACAAGGACTGGGTTCGGATACTTCATTAGCACTAGCTGAAGCACTCCACCAAGCAGGTAACTCGTTGGCCACTAACTACACTGGTTTTTGGAAGCGGTTTGCAACCCCGGATCCGGTCACCACCCTCTCGGACCAGGGAACATTAGGGTTTGCCCCCTTCCCCTACCCACCCCTAGAAACAGACCAGCATTTCCCTTCTTTAAGCGTGCTGTTGGATCATTTTTTTCAAACGAAGGTCCAGCGTGAACGAGTTCGCGAACAAGGAGCCCAATTAATTCAAGTCACCCGAACGGAGTTAAAAAAGAATCGGAAAAAACTTAAACGGCTAGCGCAGGATGCTATGGAAGCAACCAATGCCGATCAGTATCGGATTAAGGGTGAGGTCCTTATGACCTATCTGCAACAAGTTCACCCGGGGATGACCAGCATCGAACTGCCGAATTTCTATGATAATAACCGGCCCCTCCAAATTAACCTGAAACCAGAGCTTTCCCCCGTTGCAAATGCCCAGTGGTACTTTAAACAGTTTCAGAAGAAAAAGAATGCTGGCCAATACATTACTGAACAAATGCACCGGACCCAAGCAGAACTCGATTATTTTGAAGCAATTGAAAGTCAAATTGAGTTGGCCAGTCCCGAAAATCTGGCAGACATTAAAACGGAACTTCAACAGGCCGGTTACTTAAAACGTCAGACCAACAAGCGACCCAAAAAGGTGCCTGTGAGCCAACCGGAACGCTTCGTTGCTTCCGATGGAACCGTCATTTTGGTGGGAAAAAATAACTTACAAAATGATCAACTTACGTTAAAAACTGCAGATAAACGGGAAACCTGGTTGCATACCCAAAAGATCCACGGTTCCCATGTGATTATTCGCAGTTTTAACCCTAGCGACCAAACCATTTTAGAAGCAGCCAACCTAGCCGCCTACTTTTCCAAAGCACGTGATTCCGCGAACGTTCCGGTTGACTATGCGCCTGTCAAACGGGTTAAAAAGCCCAACGGGGGCAAACCGGGACTCGTTCATTATACGGGGCAAAAAACGGTCTACGTTACTCCCGATCCCCAGTTAGTTGAACAATTGCGTCGCAACGCGCTCCACCAGTAA
- a CDS encoding MarR family winged helix-turn-helix transcriptional regulator: MKNSLSALRDVSKLHQHNLQVITKAYNVTISEWQLLMAIQQTVDTQEKLAQALKLDTSTLSRQLKRLLTKEMLAKRAVGQDRRQLVYSLTDAGQTALTQVNQDYDQFQQRIFAQWTADESQLLKILLNRLETSMKRLDKRGA; encoded by the coding sequence ATGAAAAATAGTTTAAGCGCATTACGTGACGTTAGTAAGCTTCACCAACATAATTTACAAGTAATTACAAAAGCTTATAATGTAACTATTTCTGAATGGCAACTGTTAATGGCCATTCAGCAGACCGTTGATACTCAAGAAAAGTTAGCGCAAGCCCTAAAGCTTGATACATCAACGCTTTCGCGCCAATTAAAACGGTTACTAACCAAGGAAATGCTGGCTAAGCGGGCAGTCGGTCAGGATCGGCGTCAACTGGTTTACAGTCTCACAGACGCTGGGCAAACAGCTTTAACGCAAGTTAATCAGGATTATGACCAGTTCCAACAACGAATTTTTGCGCAGTGGACCGCAGACGAATCCCAGCTACTCAAAATTCTCTTGAATCGATTAGAAACTAGTATGAAAAGATTAGATAAACGGGGTGCATAG
- a CDS encoding DegV family protein: MKTAIVTDSTCYLSQTDIQKYNIQIIPLEIIFGTDEYLENVTITSQEFYPKLAAMAELPTTSQPATGQLIDLYNRLADAGYENVITITLAGTISGFYNQICNLAQQITRLRIIPFDSQITLGLMGDLAIYAAKLAAADTDPDEIVARLKEQRATIDELFVVDDLQNLVKGGRLSNASSFIGGLLNIKPILTFDNQTDEIVAFDKTRTTKRALKRVEKLFSERQPTLNYPLKAFVFDANATQASQQWLEQLERKFPTVHFVMAEIGPVIGTHLGAGTLALGWERDITKL; encoded by the coding sequence TTGAAAACCGCAATTGTGACGGATAGTACGTGCTATTTGTCTCAAACAGACATTCAAAAATATAACATTCAGATTATTCCGTTAGAAATTATTTTTGGAACTGATGAATACTTAGAAAACGTAACGATTACCAGTCAGGAATTCTATCCGAAATTAGCCGCCATGGCTGAGTTACCAACCACGTCGCAGCCAGCTACCGGTCAACTAATTGACCTATACAATCGGTTGGCGGACGCTGGTTATGAAAATGTGATTACCATCACGCTAGCAGGTACCATTTCGGGCTTCTATAACCAAATTTGTAACTTAGCGCAGCAAATCACCCGCCTTCGAATTATTCCCTTTGACTCCCAAATTACATTGGGCCTAATGGGCGATTTAGCAATTTACGCCGCCAAACTGGCTGCTGCCGACACTGATCCCGATGAGATTGTCGCTAGATTAAAGGAGCAACGGGCTACCATTGATGAATTATTCGTAGTCGACGACTTACAAAATCTCGTTAAAGGTGGTCGTTTGTCAAACGCGTCTTCATTTATTGGCGGTTTATTAAACATTAAGCCAATTTTAACGTTTGACAACCAGACCGACGAAATCGTGGCTTTTGATAAAACCCGGACGACGAAACGGGCGTTAAAACGAGTGGAAAAATTATTTAGTGAACGCCAACCAACTTTGAATTATCCGTTAAAAGCCTTTGTTTTTGATGCAAATGCCACGCAAGCTAGTCAGCAGTGGTTAGAGCAGCTGGAACGTAAATTTCCAACGGTGCACTTTGTAATGGCTGAGATTGGTCCGGTGATTGGCACCCACTTAGGGGCTGGAACGTTGGCTTTAGGTTGGGAACGTGACATTACTAAACTTTAA